From Molothrus ater isolate BHLD 08-10-18 breed brown headed cowbird chromosome 8, BPBGC_Mater_1.1, whole genome shotgun sequence, a single genomic window includes:
- the LOC118688530 gene encoding CD59 glycoprotein-like — MMWTVFSLLLVSSLLVLKSEALQCYTCVGSSDDDCNRQGSQQCPGHADACAVIRGQASGIMKSCSFRSFCERARRDGSRAPGVSVHCCYSNNCNARSLAPRVTSSCSLPLLILTLLWHPLLKLT, encoded by the exons ATGATGTGGACAGTCTTCAGCCTGCTTCTTGTCAGCTCCCTTTTGGTCCTCAAAA GTGAAGCACTGCAGTGTTACACCTGTGTAGGTTCTAGTGATGATGACTGCAACAGACAAGGaagtcagcagtgcccaggccacGCAGACGCCTGTGCAGTCATTAGAGGACAAGCAA GTGGCATCATGAAGTCCTGCTCGTTCAGGTCCTTCTGCGAGCGGGCGAGGCGCGACGGATCGAGGGCGCCCGGGGTGAGCGTGCACTGCTGCTACTCCAACAACTGCAATGCCAGGAGCCTGGCTCCCAGGgtcaccagctcctgcagcctccccctcctcatcctcactcTGCTCTGGCACCCCTTGTTGAAGCTGACATGA